CCATCACGACGAGATCTCTCTCCCCAGGCGCGAAGACGAGCTTTTCGGCGTAGAGGAAGGAAACGATATCGCGCAGGCAGCCCCTCTCAAGCGGAAGAGGACGTTCGTCGAGAAGCCCCAGCCAGCGAAGCTTCATGAAAACGGCCGAGAAGGGCTTGATCCCCAGGAAGGCCTGGAGGGCTCGCTCAAGGTCCTCGTCGGCGCCGGCTCCGATGAGCTGCCGCGTCAGTCCGGCGAAGGAGAGACCCCGGAAATCGCGCTCGTCGAGATCGAAGAGGTGAAGGTCCTGCATGGCGCAGATCGTCTCCGACCATCCGGGGAAGCGGAGCGTCCCCCGGTAGACGGTCCTGACCTCGGCCATGTCGTAGAGCTCGATGTAGGGGAGAGAGTCGGCGTTGGCGTACTGCTCGAACCAGCCGCACCCCTCGATGTCGATGAGAGAGGCCTTGCGGAAGGTCTCCCCGTCGGGCCAGACGACGACCTGCCCGTCCTGAAGGACGCGGGCCTCCCTCTTGCTGGCGCCGATGAGGCCCGAAGGGGCCCAGGACAGCTTGTAGCCGAAGGGATTGTCGTCGGCCTCCCGTGCCGGCAGAGCGCCGCACCAGGAATGGAAGGACCGGACCCTTCCGCCGGAGCGGTGGATTTCGTGGATCGTCTTCGCGGCCGACATGTGATCGATTCCCGGATCGAGACCGAGCTCGCAGAGGAGAAGGAGGTCCTTCTCGCGGGCCTTTTTGTCGAGGGCCCTCATGTCGTCCTTGATGTAGGAGGGATTGACGTAGTGGATCCCCGCCTCGACGCAGGCCGCGGCGACGGGAGCCATCATGGCCGCGGGAAGGAGGTTGATCAGGACGTCGGGTTTCGTCTCCGCCAGAAGCGAGGGGAGGTCCGACGCCACGTTCCGAACCAGTCCCGTCCCCCGGGGATGACCCCGAAGGACGTGGTCGACGTTGGCCCCGTCAAGATCGGCGACGGTCACCCGGATTTCGGGCTCCCTGAGCAGGTAGTGGACGCAGGGGCCGGCGACGCGTCCGGCTCCCAGTACGAGAACGTGTTTCACTTTCGATACACCTTCCTTTTTGCCGGCGCGAGGTTCCCTCGCGCCGGCGGATCATTGCCGGACCGATCAGGCCCTGGAGGCCCTGTGATCC
The DNA window shown above is from Aminithiophilus ramosus and carries:
- a CDS encoding saccharopine dehydrogenase C-terminal domain-containing protein produces the protein MKHVLVLGAGRVAGPCVHYLLREPEIRVTVADLDGANVDHVLRGHPRGTGLVRNVASDLPSLLAETKPDVLINLLPAAMMAPVAAACVEAGIHYVNPSYIKDDMRALDKKAREKDLLLLCELGLDPGIDHMSAAKTIHEIHRSGGRVRSFHSWCGALPAREADDNPFGYKLSWAPSGLIGASKREARVLQDGQVVVWPDGETFRKASLIDIEGCGWFEQYANADSLPYIELYDMAEVRTVYRGTLRFPGWSETICAMQDLHLFDLDERDFRGLSFAGLTRQLIGAGADEDLERALQAFLGIKPFSAVFMKLRWLGLLDERPLPLERGCLRDIVSFLYAEKLVFAPGERDLVVMEHRYVVDCPDGSAVERRSTLVDYGIPDGETSIARTTGIPPAIGALLILRGAVSARGVQAPVLPEVYEPALALLEKEGVRFREREYRLG